From the Periophthalmus magnuspinnatus isolate fPerMag1 chromosome 1, fPerMag1.2.pri, whole genome shotgun sequence genome, one window contains:
- the gtf2e2 gene encoding transcription initiation factor IIE subunit beta, protein MDPALLRERELFKKRALSTPAVEKRPASSDSGSHKKKKPKVERDSSSGTKHGSDSTNGINIKTSSGYKFGCLAKIVNYMKTRHQNGDTHFLTLDEILDETKLLDIGMKQKQWLMNEALVSNPKIEVRDATYGFKPKYNLKDKKALLRLLDKHGQQGLGGILLDDVEEGLPNAAKAIKALGDQIIFVTRPDKKKILFYNDKHCQFLVDEEFQKLWRSVPVDSIDEEKIEEYLKKQGISSMQETGPKKVLPVQKRKKQSGQRKRQFKTHNNHLAGVLEDYSEGVPANK, encoded by the exons ATGGACCCCGCTCTGCTGAGGGAGCGGGAGCTGTTCAAAAAGAGAGCCCTCTCTACTCCTGCTGTAGAGAAAAGACCTGCTTCTTCTGATTCAGGCTCacacaagaagaagaagccCAAAGTCGAGAGGGACAGCTCCTCTGGCACCAAACACGGCTCTG ACTCCACAAATGGAATAAACATCAAGACGAGTTCTGGATACAAGTTTGGATGTTTGGCCAAAATAGTGAACTACATGAAG ACGAGGCATCAGAATGGAGACACTCACTTCCTGACTTTAGATGAAATTCTGGATGAGACGAAACTCCTCGACATCGGCATGAAGCAGAAACAGTGGCTTATGAACGAG GCTCTCGTCAGTAATCCAAAAATTGAAGTTCGAGATGCAACGTACGGGTTTAAACCAAAGTACAatctaaaagacaaaaaagctCTGCTCAGGCTACTGGACAAACACGGACAGCAGGGACTGGGGGGAATTCTGCTGGACGATGTTGAGGAGGGCCTTCCCAACGCTGCCAAAGCCATTAAG GCGTTGGGAGATCAGATCATCTTTGTTACCAGGCCAGACAAAAAGAAGATTCTCTTTTACAACGACAAACACTGCCAGTTTCTTGTAGATGAAG AGTTTCAAAAGCTGTGGAGGAGCGTTCCTGTCGATTCAATAGATGAAGAAAAGATTGAAGAGTATTTAAAGAAACAAGGCATTTCCTCAATGCAAGAAACGGGACCAAAGAAAGTG TTACCAGTTCAGAAGAGGAAGAAGCAAAGCGGACAGAGGAAAAGGCAGTTCAAGACTCACAACAATCACTTGGCTGGTGTTTTGGAGGACTATTCAGAGGGTGTGCCAGCCAATAAATGA
- the smim18 gene encoding small integral membrane protein 18, translating to MANATAAAPLNFPEAEPLSYMSMQVQEVYPFHDGWNVACFVILLLFILTVISLAALAVLYELLDCGCCAKGKTHLQLQAEGPGSCSRLMSAMCKPPDSQTEIV from the coding sequence ATGGCCAACGCCACAGCCGCAGCGCCGCTTAACTTCCCTGAGGCCGAGCCCTTGTCCTACATGTCCATGCAGGTCCAGGAGGTCTACCCCTTTCACGACGGCTGGAACGTGGCCTGCTTCGTCATCCTCCTGCTCTTCATCCTCACCGTCATATCGCTAGCGGCTTTGGCGGTTCTGTACGAGCTGTTGGACTGTGGCTGCTGCGCCAAAGGAAAGACGCATCTGCAGCTTCAGGCCGAGGGTCCGGGGAGCTGCAGCAGGCTCATGTCCGCCATGTGCAAGCCGCCCGACTCACAAACAGAGATCGTATGA
- the LOC117374788 gene encoding dynactin subunit 6-like, whose product MDKQNAQKGVKIAAGAVVCVESEIRGDVTIGPRTVVHPKARIIAEAGPIVIGEGNLIEEQALIINGHPENITPDSEFEPKTMTIGINNVFEVGCTSQALKIGDNNVIESKAEVGRNVILTSGCIIGAFCRVNTCEVIPENTVIYGSGCMRRVQTERPQPQTLQLDFLMKILPNYHHLKKTIKPGHNPS is encoded by the exons ATGGATAAACAAAACGCACAGAAAGG tgtcaAAATAGCCGCCGGTGCTGTCGTTTGTGTCGAAAGTGAAATCAGAGGAGATGTGACCATAG GTCCCAGGACAGTGGTCCATcctaaagctcgaatcattgcAGAAGCAGGGCCCATTGTCATCGGAGAAGGCAATTTGATTGAAGAGCAGGCACTTATTATTAATGG TCATCCAGAAAATATCACACCAGATTCAGAATTTGAACCAAAGACTATGACCATCGGCATCAATAACGTGTTTGAAGTGGGATGCA CATCCCAAGCTCTGAAAATTGGAGACAATAATGTAATAGAATCAAAAG CTGAAGTTGGTAGAAACGTCATATTGACCAGCGGCTGCATTATCGGAGCGTTTTGCAGAGTCAACACCTGTGAGGTTATACCTGAGAATACAGTTATTTACGGCTCAGGGTGCATGAGGAGGGTGCAGACTGAGAGACCACAG CCCCAAACTCTACAACTGGACTTTTTGATGAAGATTTTACCAAACTACCACCATCTGAAGAAGACGATCAAACCAGGTCACAATCCCAGCTAG